From Zhongshania aliphaticivorans, one genomic window encodes:
- a CDS encoding excalibur calcium-binding domain-containing protein — MKIVAVVLVGLITGCSEFHAVNHSDVHYSYGQQSEYGAANAYLDSDGDGVLDFGDLCPKTPRGSSVSTEGCPTAYQINGDFITAKKCAEPVF, encoded by the coding sequence ATGAAAATAGTAGCAGTAGTATTAGTGGGTTTAATCACCGGGTGCAGTGAATTTCATGCCGTTAATCACAGTGACGTTCATTATAGCTATGGTCAGCAGTCTGAGTATGGGGCAGCGAATGCCTATTTAGACAGCGATGGCGACGGTGTATTAGATTTTGGTGATTTGTGTCCCAAAACGCCCCGAGGTAGCAGCGTAAGCACTGAGGGCTGCCCCACTGCTTATCAGATTAACGGCGATTTCATTACCGCCAAAAAATGTGCAGAACCGGTTTTTTAA
- a CDS encoding ATP-binding protein, translating into MQIPPPIADEPKRLAALHNLGLLDTPAEERFDRITRLAQQYFGVKIALICLVDSDRQWFKSKQGIEANETPRDISFCGHAIQTSDVFVVEDTLLDPRFADSPLVVGKPNIRFYAGYALSSEDGHKVATLCVMDERPRVFSNDELQVLRDLGRLAELEVQHGNTVHFSAAPSYFQRLRGLIKSVAAPLSSRVGAAMTALIVFFAILLVAYNDDYHRQQSALAEIEQQTLQDLALVRGKLESALNAKLYLVQGLSGIVHAAQTIDEEAFQYFAEELGNNIRGIRSLQLAPEGVVRHVWPIASNKAAIGHDLMGDASRRQAAEMAIASRKLWIAGPLTLKQGGVALIGRLPIFITKDQGVGEHFWGFGTILVDLATLLEETGVDELQTHYAVAIRGSDSLGSSGSVFHGDASVFSQKPILNKVSLPAGSWELGAVPRGGWVSQRADRGLRIAASFVVAGFVAYLIYVLLRLPARLRLAIRRTNSALERSETRFRDAIDAQPDGFVVYDADDRLALSNEKMREFYHASRHALQSGLSFKQFLTAGVEQEQYLLADNVDPDGFVLSELERHHKADAMSEVQLADGRWIAIVERKMRDGGRVGFHRDISSLKLKEAQLVEAKVVAESANQAKSDFLATISHELRTPLNGVLGLLGMLCDDKSLSDEQQQYATTANDSARQLLSILNELLDISKMEAGKLELDRESFYLNDTIASSYELLKSRAEAKDLHFTIDVDEALCVPLVGDQGRIRQVLLNLLSNALKFTDRGGVTLRAYVCATSVKDVSLKIEVSDTGIGFKDSDIESLFMPFSQLDASADRRYSGTGLGLVICKRLINMMGGDITATGVEGKGAIFTVSLTLPRGEVTASAPAAIVTDSLLPRELAWPTIRVLLAEDGVTNQLVIQAMLKNTGYTVDIAHDGEEAIKAVTDFSYDLILMDIYMPNVDGIAATEGIRRLPKGKDLIIIALTANAMAGDKERFIAAGMDDYLAKPVDKVTMLACMHKWIVRKREGTFNTKS; encoded by the coding sequence ATGCAGATACCACCGCCAATTGCTGATGAGCCGAAGCGACTTGCTGCACTTCATAATCTAGGTTTGTTAGATACGCCAGCAGAGGAGCGCTTTGATCGTATTACCCGTCTGGCGCAGCAGTATTTTGGTGTAAAAATTGCTCTTATTTGTTTAGTTGATTCTGACCGGCAATGGTTTAAATCTAAGCAAGGCATTGAGGCGAACGAGACTCCCCGCGATATATCATTTTGCGGTCACGCTATTCAGACCAGCGACGTTTTTGTTGTTGAAGATACCTTATTAGACCCGCGATTTGCAGATAGCCCGCTTGTTGTCGGTAAACCCAATATCCGATTCTATGCGGGCTACGCTCTATCATCTGAGGATGGCCATAAAGTTGCCACACTCTGCGTGATGGACGAGCGGCCCCGGGTTTTTTCCAATGATGAATTACAAGTACTTAGGGACTTAGGCCGGTTGGCAGAGTTGGAAGTGCAGCATGGCAATACCGTGCATTTCTCGGCGGCGCCATCTTACTTCCAGCGACTTCGGGGATTAATTAAATCCGTTGCAGCGCCGCTAAGCAGTCGCGTTGGTGCGGCGATGACAGCGCTGATCGTATTCTTCGCCATACTTCTAGTTGCTTACAATGACGACTACCATCGGCAGCAAAGTGCGTTAGCGGAGATTGAACAGCAAACTCTGCAGGACCTGGCGTTGGTCCGCGGCAAGTTAGAGTCGGCCTTAAATGCCAAACTCTATCTTGTTCAGGGCTTGAGTGGCATTGTTCACGCGGCGCAAACCATTGATGAAGAGGCTTTCCAGTATTTTGCTGAGGAATTGGGCAATAATATTCGCGGCATCCGCAGTCTGCAATTAGCCCCAGAGGGGGTGGTGCGCCATGTCTGGCCGATAGCAAGTAATAAAGCGGCAATAGGTCATGACCTGATGGGCGACGCCAGTCGCAGACAGGCCGCGGAGATGGCAATTGCGAGCCGTAAACTATGGATCGCTGGCCCACTGACTCTCAAGCAGGGCGGGGTTGCGCTTATCGGCCGCCTACCAATATTTATTACGAAAGATCAGGGCGTGGGTGAACATTTCTGGGGCTTTGGAACCATCTTAGTCGATTTAGCAACGCTACTAGAGGAGACGGGTGTCGACGAGCTGCAGACACACTATGCGGTTGCGATTCGTGGTTCGGATTCCTTAGGTAGCAGCGGTTCGGTATTTCATGGTGACGCGAGTGTGTTTTCGCAGAAGCCAATCTTAAACAAAGTTAGCTTGCCGGCGGGGAGTTGGGAGCTTGGCGCAGTGCCGCGTGGTGGCTGGGTCAGTCAGCGGGCTGATCGCGGCTTGCGTATTGCAGCTAGTTTTGTTGTCGCTGGCTTTGTTGCCTATTTAATCTATGTCCTGTTACGCCTGCCAGCCCGGTTGCGATTAGCGATACGTCGGACAAATTCTGCACTGGAGCGCAGCGAAACGCGTTTCCGAGACGCGATCGACGCTCAGCCCGATGGCTTCGTTGTCTATGACGCAGATGACCGCCTGGCACTCAGTAATGAAAAAATGCGCGAGTTTTATCACGCCAGCCGCCACGCGCTGCAAAGCGGTCTGAGTTTTAAGCAGTTTCTTACCGCAGGTGTTGAGCAAGAGCAGTATTTACTGGCAGATAATGTCGACCCCGATGGCTTTGTCCTATCGGAGCTGGAGCGGCACCACAAGGCGGACGCTATGTCCGAAGTGCAGTTAGCTGATGGCCGCTGGATAGCTATTGTTGAGCGCAAAATGCGCGACGGCGGGCGAGTGGGTTTCCACCGTGACATTAGTAGCTTGAAGTTGAAAGAGGCGCAGCTAGTCGAGGCCAAAGTGGTGGCCGAGAGTGCTAATCAGGCTAAAAGTGATTTTCTCGCTACCATCAGCCATGAGTTACGCACCCCTTTAAATGGGGTGTTGGGCTTACTGGGCATGTTATGTGATGACAAAAGCCTAAGTGACGAGCAACAGCAATATGCCACTACGGCCAATGATTCGGCCCGGCAATTATTATCGATTCTGAATGAGTTACTTGATATTAGTAAAATGGAAGCGGGCAAGTTAGAACTTGATCGCGAATCTTTTTATCTGAACGACACCATTGCGAGTAGCTATGAACTGCTTAAGTCGCGTGCCGAGGCCAAAGACTTACACTTTACGATCGATGTTGATGAAGCCTTATGCGTGCCCCTGGTCGGGGATCAGGGTCGTATTCGCCAAGTATTATTAAATTTACTCAGTAATGCACTTAAATTTACCGACCGCGGCGGCGTGACATTGCGCGCCTATGTGTGCGCGACATCCGTTAAAGACGTCTCACTAAAAATTGAGGTTTCCGATACCGGTATCGGGTTTAAGGACTCGGATATTGAAAGCTTGTTCATGCCCTTTTCTCAGCTCGACGCGAGCGCCGACCGGCGATATTCGGGAACGGGGCTGGGCCTCGTTATCTGCAAGCGGTTAATTAATATGATGGGTGGCGATATCACGGCGACTGGTGTTGAGGGTAAAGGCGCAATATTCACCGTGAGTTTGACGCTACCGCGTGGTGAGGTGACTGCATCCGCGCCGGCGGCTATTGTTACTGATTCGCTACTTCCACGCGAGTTAGCGTGGCCAACCATTCGAGTATTGTTGGCCGAAGACGGGGTGACGAATCAATTAGTGATTCAGGCAATGTTAAAAAATACGGGATACACAGTCGATATTGCCCACGACGGCGAAGAGGCGATTAAAGCCGTGACTGACTTTTCGTATGATCTCATCTTAATGGATATTTATATGCCCAATGTCGACGGCATTGCGGCAACTGAAGGCATTCGTCGGCTACCTAAGGGCAAAGACCTAATTATTATTGCACTGACCGCTAACGCAATGGCGGGTGACAAAGAGCGGTTTATTGCCGCGGGCATGGACGATTATCTCGCTAAGCCGGTCGATAAAGTGACGATGTTGGCATGCATGCATAAATGGATTGTGAGAAAGCGGGAAGGCACATTCAATACCAAGTCGTAG
- a CDS encoding pilus assembly protein N-terminal domain-containing protein, producing the protein MKFKWNAVVIALLLAVAAPVSALPENGLKFVETADGRQSARTRELVQWTHSRLVFEKTLKRVAVGQESTMQVEVLGANEVLALAKKVGRTSIMVWYTDGSSETFLFSVVEDLSVLRSALSDIHRNIRIQLAPDRAALVLRGKVPTVDFRMAAESAARNYLDVGLGGSRGNVDVLMQSSGLGAAVQDSNFRVQSAANKSPRNAIRGGATVINLIQVETLPLNITEKLKSAIAGIGGEDVTIRRIQRGDLQDNLEDTLILAGSVENQVVLTRVLNIASRLFTGQDAESDMRAITNESGGLTGGRSSSGNNSFGGGNGQSGGNSLGGGGGLGNELSKNIGRSTLVSVGGGRILSMIDVRDLPQVRVSVQMHEISRSRLKSWRPDLTAVSNGYDNSTVFGLNGSSQRATGASQVETALQVLGGTLLGNIQVGGSDMAFDLLFSLLEEEGISRTLSRPTLTVLAGETATFRAGGEVPVPRAFAPSGLSGDDSVGSNAAGVFSGTDFKSFGVELEVRAMVGENDKITLDLRPTISMPDTKLTQDIAGSTGSTLNSTAFNVRTINTSTRLIDGQPLIIGGLVSRDVSDNESHTPGLSSVPVLGNLAKSSSKNDSDRELIIVVTPTIVREPKHEVALWQFPANTELLLRSLVVPPKGTRNYSNGREK; encoded by the coding sequence ATGAAGTTTAAGTGGAATGCAGTTGTTATTGCACTGCTACTTGCAGTGGCCGCGCCAGTCAGTGCGCTGCCTGAAAACGGACTGAAGTTTGTTGAAACCGCAGACGGTCGTCAGTCTGCCCGCACTCGCGAGCTAGTGCAGTGGACTCATTCTCGTCTAGTGTTTGAAAAGACATTGAAGCGAGTAGCGGTTGGCCAAGAGTCCACTATGCAGGTCGAGGTACTTGGTGCTAACGAAGTTTTGGCACTGGCTAAAAAAGTAGGTCGAACCAGTATTATGGTTTGGTATACCGACGGTAGCAGCGAAACCTTTCTGTTTAGTGTCGTAGAGGATCTTTCGGTACTTCGCAGTGCCTTGAGCGATATCCATCGCAATATTCGCATCCAGTTGGCGCCAGACCGTGCAGCGTTGGTGTTGCGCGGCAAAGTGCCCACTGTCGATTTTCGGATGGCGGCTGAAAGCGCAGCACGTAATTATTTAGATGTGGGTTTAGGTGGCAGCCGCGGTAACGTCGACGTGCTAATGCAATCTTCTGGCTTGGGTGCAGCGGTTCAAGATTCTAATTTCCGCGTGCAGTCTGCGGCGAATAAGTCGCCACGTAATGCCATTCGCGGTGGCGCGACCGTAATTAACTTAATTCAAGTTGAAACCCTGCCCTTAAATATAACTGAAAAGCTGAAAAGCGCTATCGCGGGTATCGGTGGTGAGGACGTGACTATTCGCCGGATTCAGCGCGGAGACCTGCAAGATAATTTGGAAGATACCCTTATCCTTGCAGGTTCTGTTGAGAATCAAGTTGTACTCACTCGGGTTTTGAATATTGCCTCTCGCTTATTTACGGGGCAAGACGCCGAGAGTGATATGCGTGCAATCACCAATGAGTCTGGTGGATTAACTGGCGGCCGGAGCAGTAGTGGCAACAATAGCTTTGGCGGTGGTAATGGTCAAAGTGGCGGCAATAGCCTGGGTGGCGGCGGTGGCCTTGGTAATGAACTGAGTAAAAACATTGGTCGCTCAACCTTGGTTTCGGTTGGCGGTGGTCGAATCTTGTCAATGATCGACGTCCGCGACCTGCCTCAGGTACGCGTCTCGGTGCAAATGCATGAAATTAGTCGCAGCCGTCTTAAAAGCTGGCGTCCAGATTTGACCGCGGTCAGCAATGGCTACGACAACAGTACGGTATTTGGTTTAAATGGCTCTTCGCAGCGAGCCACTGGCGCATCTCAAGTAGAAACGGCGCTTCAGGTTTTAGGCGGCACCTTACTTGGAAATATCCAGGTAGGTGGCAGTGATATGGCCTTCGACCTTTTATTCTCGCTCTTAGAAGAAGAGGGTATTTCACGCACCTTGTCACGTCCAACCTTGACTGTGCTTGCCGGTGAAACCGCAACCTTCCGCGCCGGTGGCGAAGTGCCAGTGCCCCGTGCCTTTGCTCCCTCAGGTTTGTCGGGTGACGACAGCGTGGGCAGTAATGCCGCCGGTGTGTTTAGCGGTACCGATTTTAAATCCTTTGGTGTTGAGCTAGAGGTGCGTGCCATGGTGGGTGAAAACGACAAAATCACCTTAGATTTGCGCCCCACCATCTCTATGCCTGATACCAAGTTGACTCAGGATATTGCTGGCAGTACGGGGTCAACGCTGAATAGTACCGCCTTTAATGTGCGGACAATTAATACCTCTACTCGCTTGATTGACGGTCAGCCTTTGATTATCGGTGGCTTGGTAAGCCGTGACGTATCAGATAATGAAAGTCACACACCGGGTTTGAGTAGCGTGCCAGTGCTTGGCAACTTGGCTAAATCATCGAGCAAAAATGACAGTGATCGCGAACTCATTATTGTGGTTACCCCCACGATTGTTCGTGAACCAAAACATGAAGTGGCCCTGTGGCAATTCCCTGCAAATACCGAATTGTTACTGCGTAGCCTAGTTGTGCCGCCTAAAGGAACGCGCAACTACAGCAATGGACGGGAGAAATAA
- a CDS encoding type II secretion system F family protein: MIDILLVALCVCVALYSAYFFWSNRTASSATSTPVDVLFEDKPIRVRKPSKLRGSLRTLNLQVEPILVIAIIGILGACVYFLFIELFPDMGRFALLAAAGFTCMAFFIINDMSLWRRRKFEERLVDSLDLIQAAIQGGVTARHALLVAADASDGAIKKELTEIVERLDYGLTIEVAVDRMQKRYDTEGVRLFSQALISKWHSGSDFGLLLKSISELIRDQLRLRMLITGQLSGVRYSAVFTGALPYLLVPLFLWREPHWFDPLKNNPDGATYVLGAILLQVFGYLWLRRLLRTEL; the protein is encoded by the coding sequence GTGATAGATATACTGTTGGTTGCACTGTGTGTTTGTGTCGCCTTGTATTCAGCTTATTTTTTCTGGAGTAATCGTACCGCGAGTTCCGCGACAAGTACCCCAGTGGATGTATTGTTTGAAGACAAACCTATACGAGTCCGTAAGCCGTCGAAATTGCGCGGTAGCTTACGAACCTTAAATTTACAAGTTGAACCCATACTGGTCATCGCCATTATTGGTATACTTGGCGCCTGTGTGTACTTTCTGTTTATTGAGTTATTTCCAGATATGGGCCGGTTTGCGCTTCTCGCTGCCGCCGGCTTTACCTGCATGGCATTTTTTATAATCAATGATATGAGCTTGTGGCGCCGTCGTAAGTTTGAAGAGCGTCTCGTTGATTCTCTCGATTTAATTCAGGCCGCGATTCAAGGCGGGGTGACGGCAAGACACGCCTTACTGGTGGCGGCAGATGCATCTGACGGCGCAATAAAGAAAGAGCTAACGGAAATCGTTGAACGCCTCGATTACGGTTTAACCATTGAAGTTGCCGTTGATCGCATGCAAAAGCGCTATGACACCGAAGGGGTGCGTTTATTTTCGCAGGCGCTAATCTCCAAGTGGCATTCAGGTAGTGATTTTGGCTTGTTGTTAAAGTCCATTAGTGAACTTATTCGCGATCAATTGCGGTTGCGGATGCTGATTACGGGTCAATTGTCTGGGGTTCGCTATTCCGCCGTATTTACGGGTGCGCTGCCATATTTGTTGGTGCCGCTATTTTTGTGGCGTGAACCCCATTGGTTTGACCCCTTAAAAAATAATCCCGACGGCGCGACATACGTATTAGGCGCTATATTACTACAAGTGTTTGGTTACCTTTGGTTGCGTCGCCTGTTGAGGACAGAACTATGA
- a CDS encoding type II secretion system F family protein, producing MNESWWFDLGVLVLLMFIGAIALKMRSGGIEQVTEKEFDGFDFDDDKRRFSVYPRKLIRQSGYSPEKLFWVYWISKVVLAVLVPMVLLEIFQEGLLLWAVLLIGVVSFVIIDLWFLLARKSRRSSIERSLSFFANLMVVYLKSGLSLTRAFDSAAQYGLSRKNPLSQEVSLLLREIDAGRARDEAFTRLAKRTGVQDLRRLAAVLNVGFKVGSPVADTLEAQAQLLRARQAQQGTALVNRKTMEAMLPMLMVCFPMFIVLIFYPAGAQVIEVMAALKDLF from the coding sequence ATGAACGAGAGCTGGTGGTTTGACCTGGGTGTACTCGTACTGTTGATGTTTATTGGCGCTATCGCGCTAAAGATGCGGTCTGGCGGTATTGAACAGGTTACTGAGAAGGAGTTTGACGGATTTGACTTCGACGATGACAAACGGCGATTTTCAGTTTATCCCCGCAAGTTGATTCGGCAAAGTGGCTATTCTCCTGAGAAACTTTTTTGGGTTTACTGGATTAGTAAGGTGGTGTTAGCTGTTTTAGTACCGATGGTATTACTCGAGATATTTCAAGAGGGTTTGCTATTATGGGCTGTGCTGCTTATTGGTGTTGTTAGTTTTGTAATTATTGACCTCTGGTTTCTGTTGGCGCGGAAAAGTCGGCGCTCGTCGATAGAGCGATCACTCTCATTTTTTGCTAATTTGATGGTGGTCTACTTAAAATCAGGATTGAGCTTAACCCGCGCTTTTGATAGCGCAGCGCAATACGGTTTGAGTCGTAAAAATCCGCTCTCGCAAGAAGTGAGTCTCTTGCTGCGTGAAATTGACGCTGGCCGCGCTCGTGACGAAGCCTTTACTCGGCTTGCCAAACGAACCGGAGTACAAGATTTACGCCGTCTCGCGGCAGTGCTGAACGTTGGCTTTAAAGTGGGTTCACCAGTGGCCGATACTTTAGAGGCGCAAGCGCAGTTATTACGTGCGAGACAGGCGCAGCAGGGAACCGCATTAGTAAACCGTAAGACGATGGAAGCAATGCTACCCATGCTGATGGTGTGTTTTCCCATGTTCATCGTGCTGATATTTTACCCTGCTGGAGCTCAAGTCATTGAGGTCATGGCAGCATTAAAAGACTTATTTTAA
- a CDS encoding tetratricopeptide repeat protein, with amino-acid sequence MTLLNNSVRTLLLATAFIMTGCVSMDQHRDAHPDPDTRLNQMLAMYEKTDDFGNSCNELWNAYSATTDCERIQREVERLGIEFPNHPRIMMANATMQYQAGRPDKAQFTLDQLLADRGPHPEAAILRTKIALEEGNTARARAVLQKQIIISPSNFELREALASTYYIEGKYDEAAKALSAAGRLGAPGWRLSYHQGLIREARKDWKGACSLYLMSIEQRPDFQAPSARLIGLTEHESCRALADGRGYNVRR; translated from the coding sequence ATGACATTACTTAACAACAGCGTACGCACTTTGTTGCTTGCCACCGCGTTTATTATGACGGGCTGTGTGTCGATGGATCAGCACCGAGATGCGCATCCTGATCCAGATACTCGCTTAAACCAAATGTTGGCGATGTATGAAAAAACAGACGACTTCGGTAATTCCTGCAATGAATTATGGAATGCCTATAGTGCGACCACAGATTGCGAACGGATTCAGCGTGAGGTGGAGCGCCTGGGTATTGAGTTTCCGAACCATCCGCGGATTATGATGGCTAATGCCACCATGCAATATCAGGCTGGACGCCCAGACAAGGCACAATTTACCCTAGACCAGTTGTTGGCTGATCGAGGTCCACACCCTGAAGCGGCAATACTACGGACTAAAATTGCGTTGGAAGAGGGTAATACCGCGCGCGCTAGAGCGGTGCTGCAAAAGCAGATTATTATCAGCCCATCAAACTTTGAGCTGCGCGAAGCATTGGCCTCAACCTATTATATAGAAGGCAAATACGACGAAGCCGCTAAGGCACTGAGTGCGGCAGGTAGATTAGGTGCGCCGGGCTGGCGTCTCTCCTATCACCAAGGCTTGATTCGCGAGGCGCGTAAAGATTGGAAAGGCGCCTGTAGTTTGTATTTGATGTCCATAGAGCAGCGGCCAGACTTCCAAGCACCGTCGGCACGGTTGATCGGTCTCACCGAGCATGAGAGCTGTCGCGCGCTAGCCGATGGTCGAGGCTATAACGTAAGAAGGTGA
- a CDS encoding CpaF family protein, producing MNILGDENKDKGGADYFRRLRGMVHRRLIDTLDSDGAKSLGDTSQVKEKLEWIVNDLSRSRGVEISQAERNQLEREILEELSGMGPLAPFMLEDDITDILVNGAHEIWIDRAGRLQKTDARFDDEAHLRRFLDRIIGVQGRHLDASTPMVDAKLADGSRLHAVIPPLCSKGAVVSIRRFRKERIEPADLVTGGFISQPMLDLLQMAVEAGVNVIVAGSAAAGKTTLLNVLSKSIPDHERIITIEETSELRLDHPHVIPLESRPGNLEGIGSVNLRELVRTALRMRADRIIVGEVRGGEVMDMLQAMNVGHDGSLTTVHANSLADVLRRLESLALMSDSGVPRDSVKEMIASAIQVVVHVMRFRDGSRRVVSLGEVVRDGGELSVKELFRFKTEGLNDEGRIQGKHWYTGEKVDFLERVEAQGFSVDIDLGPALDVRSAVS from the coding sequence GTGAATATTTTGGGCGATGAGAACAAGGACAAAGGTGGCGCAGATTATTTTCGACGCCTAAGGGGCATGGTTCATCGCCGCTTAATCGATACGCTAGACAGTGATGGCGCTAAATCACTCGGCGACACCAGCCAGGTAAAAGAGAAACTAGAATGGATTGTTAATGATTTAAGCCGCAGCCGCGGTGTAGAAATATCACAAGCAGAACGTAATCAACTTGAGCGCGAAATTCTTGAAGAGTTAAGCGGCATGGGCCCATTGGCGCCCTTTATGCTTGAAGATGATATTACCGACATTCTAGTCAATGGTGCCCACGAAATTTGGATTGATCGCGCCGGCCGCCTCCAAAAAACGGACGCGCGCTTTGACGACGAAGCCCATTTGCGGCGATTCTTAGATCGTATTATTGGCGTTCAAGGCCGACACCTTGATGCGAGTACACCAATGGTAGATGCAAAATTAGCCGATGGCAGTCGCTTGCATGCAGTGATACCGCCGCTTTGTTCAAAGGGCGCGGTTGTCTCAATCCGGCGTTTCCGTAAAGAAAGAATAGAACCTGCGGACCTTGTGACAGGCGGATTTATCAGTCAGCCGATGCTTGATCTTCTGCAAATGGCCGTGGAGGCAGGTGTGAATGTTATTGTGGCAGGAAGTGCGGCGGCGGGTAAAACCACCTTGTTAAATGTGCTTTCTAAATCGATTCCGGATCATGAACGCATTATCACTATAGAAGAAACTTCTGAGCTGCGCTTGGATCACCCCCACGTCATTCCCCTTGAGTCCCGACCTGGTAACTTAGAAGGTATTGGTAGCGTTAATCTTCGTGAGCTAGTTCGAACCGCATTGCGGATGCGCGCAGATCGCATCATAGTTGGTGAGGTGCGCGGCGGCGAAGTTATGGATATGCTACAGGCCATGAATGTAGGACATGATGGCAGTTTAACCACTGTTCACGCCAATAGCCTAGCTGACGTGCTACGCCGCTTAGAGTCCCTAGCACTAATGAGTGACTCTGGTGTGCCCCGCGATTCGGTTAAGGAAATGATCGCCTCTGCCATTCAGGTGGTCGTGCACGTAATGCGTTTTCGTGACGGTTCGCGCCGTGTGGTGAGCCTTGGTGAAGTGGTGCGTGACGGCGGTGAATTGTCCGTCAAAGAATTGTTCCGGTTTAAAACCGAGGGCCTCAATGATGAGGGGCGTATTCAGGGTAAACACTGGTACACCGGTGAGAAGGTAGACTTTTTGGAGCGCGTAGAGGCTCAGGGCTTTTCTGTTGATATTGATCTCGGGCCCGCTCTGGACGTAAGGAGTGCGGTGTCGTGA